One genomic segment of Paenibacillus xylanexedens includes these proteins:
- a CDS encoding alpha/beta hydrolase, giving the protein MTDSRYLKRTIVKEEIESRYLGEKRTLRIYLPPGYNELLSYPVVYCQDGEEFFNFGRIATTANQIILDEGAEPFIIVGVQVDVSVRTQEYAPFGDRFKAYTACFAEEIIPYIEEKYPVRPSPQERILAGDSLGGSVSLHLALLYPDLFTRVISMSGAFYSASQEIYAAAEDLSWLSIWMIVGLQETDFEADTGTYDFVQLNRDTRELLEKRGALVSYQEKDGKHQWGFWQKELPEALLYFLQER; this is encoded by the coding sequence ATGACGGATTCCCGCTATTTGAAACGCACGATTGTGAAGGAAGAGATTGAAAGTCGCTATCTCGGAGAGAAGCGAACACTCCGTATTTACCTTCCTCCGGGCTATAACGAATTACTTAGCTACCCTGTCGTTTATTGTCAGGATGGCGAAGAATTTTTTAATTTCGGACGAATTGCTACAACAGCTAACCAAATTATTCTGGACGAAGGAGCCGAACCTTTCATTATTGTAGGGGTTCAGGTCGATGTTTCTGTGAGAACGCAGGAATATGCCCCATTTGGAGATCGATTCAAGGCATATACCGCTTGCTTCGCTGAAGAGATTATTCCCTATATAGAAGAGAAATATCCTGTGCGTCCATCTCCGCAGGAACGCATTCTTGCCGGAGACTCGCTCGGTGGCAGTGTTTCGCTTCATCTTGCTCTGTTATATCCGGATCTGTTCACACGTGTGATCAGCATGTCTGGCGCCTTCTACTCTGCTTCTCAGGAAATCTATGCCGCAGCTGAAGATCTATCTTGGCTCTCGATCTGGATGATTGTTGGTTTGCAGGAAACTGATTTTGAGGCAGACACGGGTACGTATGATTTTGTTCAATTAAACCGGGATACTCGAGAATTGCTGGAAAAACGTGGTGCCCTCGTCTCCTACCAGGAGAAAGACGGAAAACACCAATGGGGTTTTTGGCAGAAGGAATTGCCCGAAGCATTACTTTATTTTCTCCAGGAAAGATAA
- the thiS gene encoding sulfur carrier protein ThiS has translation MNIIVNGQRMEIEDRLNRVDKLLQSFDLQVKTVVVELNKHILTREYHETTVLREGDRIEIVHFVGGG, from the coding sequence GTGAATATCATCGTTAATGGTCAACGGATGGAGATTGAAGACAGATTGAATCGTGTGGATAAACTGCTTCAATCTTTTGATCTGCAAGTCAAGACTGTAGTTGTAGAGCTGAATAAGCATATTTTAACCCGCGAGTATCATGAAACGACAGTATTAAGAGAAGGCGATCGAATTGAGATTGTACATTTTGTAGGAGGCGGTTGA
- a CDS encoding alpha-ketoacid dehydrogenase subunit beta: MAQMNMKEAIRDALRVELKRDPNVLLFGEDVGNVGGVFRVTEGLQKEFGEERVFDTPLAESAIGGLAVGLGVQGFRPVAEIQFVGFIFEALDQMVVQAARMRFRSGGKYNSPIVFRTPFGGGVKAAELHTDSLEGLLTQTPGIKVVVPSNPYDAKGLMIASIRDNDPVFFMEHLNLYHAFRAEVPEEDYVVELGKANVVREGSDVTIITYGMMVHTSVKAAEELEKQGIKVEVIDLRTVSPIDIDTIVASIKKTNRAIVVQEAQKSAGVAAEVIAQINEKAILHLEAPVLRVAGPDTVYPFAQIEDSWLPNPARIVAAVNKVVNF, translated from the coding sequence ATGGCACAAATGAACATGAAAGAAGCAATCCGTGATGCGCTTCGCGTGGAGTTGAAACGTGATCCTAACGTTCTGCTTTTCGGTGAAGACGTAGGTAATGTAGGCGGCGTTTTCCGTGTAACGGAAGGTCTGCAAAAAGAGTTTGGCGAAGAGCGTGTATTTGATACACCACTGGCTGAGTCCGCTATTGGTGGTCTGGCTGTAGGTCTGGGTGTACAAGGCTTCCGTCCGGTTGCTGAGATCCAATTCGTTGGTTTTATCTTCGAAGCCCTTGACCAAATGGTAGTGCAAGCTGCTCGTATGCGTTTCCGCTCCGGTGGAAAATACAATTCTCCAATCGTATTCCGTACACCATTCGGTGGCGGTGTAAAAGCGGCAGAATTGCATACAGATTCCCTGGAAGGTCTGCTCACGCAAACACCAGGTATCAAAGTCGTTGTTCCTTCTAACCCTTACGATGCAAAAGGTCTGATGATCGCTTCTATTCGCGATAACGACCCTGTATTCTTCATGGAGCACTTGAACTTGTACCATGCTTTCCGTGCAGAAGTGCCTGAAGAAGATTATGTTGTTGAATTGGGCAAAGCGAACGTTGTTCGTGAAGGTTCCGATGTAACGATCATTACTTACGGTATGATGGTTCACACTTCTGTGAAAGCAGCAGAAGAACTCGAAAAACAAGGAATCAAAGTTGAAGTTATCGACCTTCGTACGGTTAGCCCGATCGACATCGATACCATCGTTGCTTCCATTAAGAAAACAAACCGTGCAATTGTTGTACAGGAAGCTCAAAAGAGCGCAGGTGTTGCAGCTGAAGTCATTGCCCAAATCAATGAAAAAGCAATCCTGCACTTGGAAGCACCGGTTCTGCGTGTAGCTGGTCCGGATACTGTATATCCTTTTGCACAAATCGAAGATTCTTGGCTGCCTAACCCAGCACGTATCGTTGCTGCGGTTAATAAAGTCGTAAATTTCTAA
- a CDS encoding ThiF family adenylyltransferase encodes MTDQITSSEQADRYSRQERYAPLGKEGQARLKGSRVLIVGAGALGTGIAETLVRSGVGHLTIVDRDYVEWSNLQRQQLYVEQDALERIPKAMAAEKRLSAINSTVYVEGKVLDVRVDELEELVQHTDLIMDATDNFDTRLLINDMAQKHRIPWIYGGCVGSYGITYTFMPGDTPCLNCLLGEVPLGGDTCDTSGIIPQAVQMVTANQTAEAMKLLSGNANALRCKLLSFDVWRNEYISINVDGAKKQDCPSCGTSATYPYLSASNLEKTDVLCGRDTVQIRPARRMNLDLQHTADRLNRLQEGKVESNPFLVSFTTGVHRMVIFQDGRVLVHGTKDTAEARTLVHRYFG; translated from the coding sequence ATGACAGATCAAATAACATCTTCCGAGCAGGCTGATCGTTATTCCAGACAGGAACGGTACGCGCCACTTGGCAAGGAAGGCCAGGCCAGATTAAAGGGCAGCAGAGTTTTAATTGTAGGCGCTGGCGCACTCGGAACAGGAATTGCAGAAACGTTAGTTCGTTCAGGAGTCGGACACTTAACGATTGTGGATCGTGATTATGTGGAGTGGAGTAACCTGCAGCGGCAGCAATTATATGTAGAACAGGACGCGCTTGAGCGGATACCGAAGGCAATGGCGGCGGAAAAACGTTTATCTGCCATTAATTCCACGGTCTATGTGGAAGGGAAAGTGTTGGACGTCAGAGTAGATGAGTTGGAAGAACTCGTTCAGCATACAGACTTGATCATGGATGCAACGGATAACTTTGATACCCGACTACTCATTAACGATATGGCACAGAAACACCGTATTCCCTGGATTTATGGTGGATGCGTAGGTAGTTACGGCATCACCTATACGTTTATGCCCGGAGATACGCCATGTTTAAATTGTTTGCTGGGTGAAGTCCCTCTGGGTGGAGATACCTGTGATACGTCTGGCATCATACCTCAAGCGGTACAGATGGTAACGGCGAATCAGACAGCAGAAGCGATGAAGTTACTTAGTGGCAATGCCAATGCATTGAGATGTAAGTTATTGTCATTTGACGTGTGGAGGAATGAATACATATCCATCAATGTGGATGGTGCGAAAAAGCAAGACTGTCCTTCCTGCGGTACTTCGGCAACGTATCCATATCTTTCTGCATCCAATCTGGAGAAAACCGATGTGTTGTGTGGCAGGGACACCGTTCAGATCCGACCTGCACGGCGCATGAATCTGGATCTTCAACATACAGCAGATCGCCTGAACAGGCTTCAAGAAGGAAAAGTGGAATCCAATCCGTTTCTGGTTTCTTTTACAACAGGAGTCCATAGAATGGTCATTTTCCAGGATGGACGTGTCCTCGTACACGGAACAAAAGACACAGCTGAAGCACGTACGCTCGTCCATCGTTACTTTGGTTAA
- a CDS encoding trimeric intracellular cation channel family protein — translation MDLHIFEVFSIIGTIAFAMSGAFVAMEEEYDILGVLVLGLVTAFGGGIIRNVLIGIPVTTLWSQGSLIMLALVSVAVAFILPLKWISHWKRTEALFDAIGLAAFAIQGALYAANMGHPISAVIVAAVMTGIGGGVIRDVLAGRKPLVLRDEIYAVWAMTAGFVIGMGWLTTNTGLLLGFAAVVFFRMCSVHYKWKLPRRSLVPSETGNVSPQPESIVTQPTSSVLQGTLSKGD, via the coding sequence TTGGACTTACACATTTTTGAAGTATTCAGCATTATAGGGACTATCGCATTTGCAATGTCCGGTGCCTTCGTGGCAATGGAAGAGGAGTATGACATTCTGGGTGTACTAGTGCTTGGACTTGTCACCGCATTCGGAGGCGGGATTATCCGGAATGTACTTATAGGTATACCTGTAACGACATTATGGAGTCAGGGATCACTTATTATGTTAGCCTTAGTATCTGTAGCAGTTGCGTTTATATTGCCTCTCAAGTGGATTAGTCACTGGAAGCGAACAGAGGCGTTATTTGATGCAATCGGACTTGCAGCATTTGCAATTCAAGGGGCACTGTACGCGGCGAACATGGGACATCCTATTAGCGCAGTTATCGTTGCAGCAGTAATGACCGGTATTGGTGGAGGCGTTATTCGTGATGTGCTCGCTGGACGTAAACCGCTTGTATTGCGTGATGAAATCTATGCTGTATGGGCAATGACAGCCGGTTTTGTCATAGGTATGGGCTGGTTAACAACGAATACCGGATTATTGCTAGGTTTCGCGGCCGTTGTGTTTTTCCGGATGTGTTCTGTACATTATAAATGGAAACTGCCACGTCGTTCGTTGGTGCCATCTGAGACGGGCAACGTCAGTCCTCAGCCGGAGAGCATTGTGACACAGCCAACATCGTCGGTACTTCAAGGTACGTTAAGCAAGGGGGATTAA
- a CDS encoding response regulator transcription factor: MKTAILLIGAGEQVSLIQDLLCSEGYEVQQMEWSELNQSVEPSLLHINLIILVDREEGTKHCGQDQKLELKRWLDKGQVIPLLVITSNASPQFIVEWLDYGANDVMEEPIHMTVMLARIRNLLRVFANATPEGEEVIVVHDLKVNLRSRRVSRAGEYLTLTPKEYELLEFLALHVNEACTRSDILREVWGYEYAMDTNVVDVYIKHLRVKVDKGRSVKLIHTVRGIGYMLHDKN; encoded by the coding sequence GTGAAAACAGCCATTTTGCTGATTGGAGCAGGAGAACAGGTCAGCCTTATTCAGGACTTATTATGTAGCGAAGGGTATGAGGTGCAACAAATGGAGTGGTCTGAACTAAACCAATCCGTAGAGCCTTCGTTACTGCATATTAACCTGATCATCCTGGTAGACCGGGAAGAGGGGACGAAACATTGTGGCCAGGATCAGAAATTAGAATTAAAACGATGGTTAGATAAAGGTCAGGTTATACCTCTACTGGTTATTACTTCAAATGCATCTCCTCAGTTCATCGTGGAATGGCTGGATTATGGAGCTAATGACGTGATGGAGGAACCTATCCACATGACCGTGATGCTTGCCAGAATACGAAATTTATTGCGTGTTTTTGCGAATGCAACACCAGAGGGTGAGGAAGTAATTGTAGTTCATGATCTTAAAGTGAATTTGCGCTCAAGAAGGGTAAGTCGTGCGGGTGAATACCTGACATTAACACCAAAAGAGTACGAATTGCTGGAATTTCTGGCCCTGCATGTGAATGAAGCATGTACCCGGAGTGATATTTTGCGGGAAGTATGGGGATATGAGTATGCGATGGATACCAACGTTGTGGATGTGTATATCAAACATCTGAGGGTAAAGGTGGATAAGGGAAGAAGTGTGAAACTGATTCATACTGTGCGTGGGATCGGTTATATGCTTCATGATAAAAATTAG
- the thiO gene encoding glycine oxidase ThiO: MKKIITDRPDKIHAETIIVGGGVVGCAIAYELAFRGQDVLLLERSAIAGGTSCAAAGMLAADSEDFAHPLMAKLARQSRHLLIEQQVLMASLSEVETGLQRQGFLTPFRSYSELSSYKDNRKSALSADEVWWDRSVVQQEASWLNRDTYGAYYRPYESEILPVHLTKAYAESAQALGARVMEDIQDIRLQANEHGVQGITTSIGEMKCKHVIIAAGLQSEELMRHVNLSLPVWSVKGEIAAVQFSDEHAGYRPDRTVYAEDIYIVPKANGEVWLGATSLPGRTDLNVSVQGVQKLLTAATHWVPGMKEAQFLRAWAGVRPATPDGLPYIGACESVPGLFAAFGHYRNGILLSAITGRLIAELLAGKSSEELGIEALSPERLNRKGVVQ, from the coding sequence ATGAAAAAGATCATTACTGATAGACCGGATAAGATTCATGCAGAAACGATTATTGTAGGTGGAGGCGTTGTTGGTTGTGCCATTGCGTATGAGCTTGCTTTCCGTGGACAGGATGTGCTGTTACTGGAGCGTTCGGCGATTGCAGGAGGCACTTCTTGCGCGGCGGCTGGAATGCTGGCGGCAGATAGTGAGGATTTTGCTCATCCTTTGATGGCTAAGCTCGCTAGGCAGAGTAGACATTTACTTATTGAGCAACAGGTGCTAATGGCTTCACTCAGTGAGGTAGAGACTGGCCTGCAACGCCAGGGATTCCTAACTCCTTTTCGTTCATACAGTGAATTAAGTAGTTATAAGGACAATCGGAAGTCTGCGTTGTCTGCTGATGAGGTGTGGTGGGACCGTTCCGTTGTGCAACAGGAGGCATCATGGCTTAACAGAGATACGTATGGAGCCTACTACAGACCTTACGAGAGTGAGATTCTTCCAGTCCATCTAACGAAGGCATATGCTGAATCCGCTCAAGCATTGGGAGCACGGGTTATGGAGGACATACAGGATATACGTCTGCAAGCAAACGAACACGGCGTGCAGGGGATCACCACATCGATCGGTGAGATGAAATGCAAACATGTCATTATAGCGGCTGGATTACAGAGTGAAGAGTTGATGAGACATGTGAATCTGAGCTTGCCTGTGTGGTCGGTAAAAGGTGAAATAGCCGCCGTTCAGTTCTCAGATGAACATGCAGGGTACAGACCTGACAGAACGGTGTATGCAGAGGATATCTATATTGTTCCCAAAGCCAATGGAGAGGTTTGGCTCGGGGCAACCAGTCTGCCAGGCAGAACGGATTTGAACGTTTCTGTACAGGGTGTTCAGAAGCTATTAACAGCGGCTACCCACTGGGTGCCTGGGATGAAAGAGGCACAATTTTTGCGGGCGTGGGCAGGCGTAAGGCCGGCAACTCCGGATGGTCTGCCTTATATAGGTGCTTGCGAAAGTGTTCCCGGGCTGTTTGCCGCCTTTGGACATTACCGTAACGGTATTTTGCTCAGTGCGATAACAGGCAGACTAATCGCTGAATTGCTCGCGGGCAAAAGCTCAGAAGAGCTCGGAATTGAGGCACTGAGCCCTGAGCGATTGAACAGAAAGGGAGTGGTGCAGTGA
- a CDS encoding C40 family peptidase, whose protein sequence is MKKNIFVQKAVTVGLCATLGFGAVLMTNAPVAQAATASVSTGQQIVNYGKQFTGTPYKFGASTSTTKVFDCSSFMKYIFKKYGVDLPRTSVSQSKEGTAVSKANLRVGDLVFFSSGSRSTGSNVTHVGVYAGNGKILHTYGSPGVTLSDLDSGTWKRTYVKARRVL, encoded by the coding sequence ATGAAAAAAAACATCTTTGTCCAAAAGGCCGTAACCGTCGGGTTGTGCGCTACACTAGGTTTTGGAGCTGTATTAATGACTAACGCACCTGTTGCACAGGCAGCAACTGCTTCTGTATCCACAGGTCAACAGATTGTTAACTATGGTAAACAATTCACTGGAACTCCATATAAATTTGGTGCTTCAACCTCAACAACCAAAGTTTTTGACTGCTCTTCTTTTATGAAATATATTTTCAAAAAGTATGGTGTAGACTTGCCGCGCACTTCCGTGAGCCAATCCAAAGAAGGCACAGCTGTGTCCAAAGCTAATCTGCGTGTCGGAGATCTGGTATTCTTCTCCAGTGGTAGTCGTTCTACCGGTTCCAATGTCACTCACGTAGGCGTTTATGCGGGAAATGGTAAGATTCTGCATACGTACGGATCTCCAGGCGTAACCCTCTCTGATCTGGACTCTGGTACTTGGAAGAGAACGTATGTTAAAGCTCGTCGTGTGCTTTAG
- a CDS encoding low molecular weight protein-tyrosine-phosphatase has protein sequence MINVLFVCLGNICRSPMAEAVLRLKVLEKGLEHQIRVDSAGTGDWHVGKPPHEGTRKLLDSYQISYANMAARQFASEDFTQFDYIVCMDNSNADNVRNVPGGAEADIIKFMDMLPEEKLREVPDPYYTGNFEEVYELVNAGCDVLLSKIEAEHSLA, from the coding sequence ATGATTAATGTTTTGTTTGTATGTCTGGGTAATATATGTAGATCACCAATGGCTGAAGCCGTTTTGCGTCTCAAAGTCCTGGAGAAGGGGCTTGAACACCAGATTCGTGTGGACTCAGCGGGTACAGGGGACTGGCATGTTGGTAAACCTCCGCATGAAGGGACTCGAAAATTGCTGGATTCGTACCAGATTTCTTATGCCAACATGGCAGCAAGACAGTTCGCCAGCGAAGACTTTACTCAATTTGATTACATTGTGTGTATGGATAATTCCAATGCAGATAATGTGCGCAACGTTCCAGGCGGAGCTGAGGCGGACATCATCAAGTTCATGGACATGCTTCCCGAGGAAAAACTTAGAGAAGTACCTGACCCATATTACACAGGCAATTTTGAAGAGGTGTACGAGCTGGTTAACGCAGGCTGCGATGTTCTGTTGAGTAAGATTGAAGCGGAACATTCCTTAGCCTAA
- a CDS encoding thiamine phosphate synthase: MNSTVFSHEHVHGSFELHVVSTGAGDQASFVKAAKDVWPWVDYIHIREKQLTWQDKIGWAESLRGIGVPSCRIVINGSELPSQNDIYGGVHWGQDAIRNYNPAVISNVQRLRLGVSVHSIDEAKIAEERGADYLFFGHVYATNSKPDLEPRGLYALAEVCSGVSIPVMAIGGIEPGNIHAIRFAGAQGVAVISNVWASDSPDRAAALLRQAIVATESLSR; this comes from the coding sequence ATGAACAGTACGGTATTTTCTCATGAACATGTACACGGATCATTTGAACTGCATGTTGTATCTACGGGTGCAGGGGATCAAGCATCTTTTGTAAAAGCTGCAAAGGACGTTTGGCCATGGGTGGACTATATTCACATACGAGAAAAACAACTCACATGGCAAGACAAGATCGGTTGGGCTGAAAGTCTGCGTGGTATTGGCGTTCCATCTTGTCGTATCGTTATCAATGGTTCAGAGCTACCTTCACAGAATGATATCTATGGCGGTGTACATTGGGGGCAAGATGCAATACGTAACTACAACCCTGCTGTTATAAGCAATGTGCAGCGACTTCGTCTGGGTGTATCTGTTCATTCAATCGATGAGGCAAAAATCGCTGAAGAACGGGGAGCCGATTACCTATTCTTCGGGCATGTCTACGCAACCAACAGTAAGCCGGATCTTGAACCAAGAGGATTATATGCTCTGGCTGAAGTGTGCTCTGGTGTCTCCATTCCTGTCATGGCGATTGGGGGCATCGAACCGGGAAACATTCACGCTATTCGCTTTGCAGGCGCACAGGGAGTCGCTGTGATCTCGAATGTATGGGCGAGCGATTCCCCGGATCGGGCGGCTGCATTATTAAGGCAGGCTATCGTTGCTACAGAAAGTCTGAGTCGCTGA
- a CDS encoding thiamine diphosphokinase, whose protein sequence is MTAKRIVIFTGGNLSVELLQEIREDDMIIAADRGALFLIEHGIQPHIAVGDFDSINEEERIIVSNNSIRFITCDPVHKDLTDTEMAFETALDYEPSHILMLGATGTRMDHTLANVHIMVRAMQHHISCAIQDKHNYMTLTTSKAVVEHRDYKYVSLLPLTHEVTGITLDGFMYPLDQATIRMGQSLGVSNQLLGSSGTVTIDSGLLLIIQSKD, encoded by the coding sequence ATGACGGCGAAACGGATTGTTATTTTTACAGGCGGAAACTTATCTGTAGAATTACTTCAGGAAATACGAGAAGATGATATGATCATCGCGGCCGATCGCGGTGCATTATTTTTAATTGAACACGGCATTCAGCCACACATTGCAGTTGGTGACTTCGACTCCATTAATGAAGAGGAACGTATTATTGTAAGTAACAATAGCATTCGATTCATTACATGTGACCCTGTTCATAAAGATCTTACTGATACAGAAATGGCTTTTGAGACAGCGCTAGATTACGAACCTTCTCACATCTTAATGTTAGGTGCTACAGGTACACGTATGGATCACACACTCGCCAATGTACATATCATGGTTCGCGCGATGCAGCATCACATCTCCTGTGCCATTCAGGACAAGCACAACTACATGACACTGACCACATCTAAAGCTGTGGTTGAGCACCGTGACTATAAATATGTTTCTCTGCTCCCCTTGACTCATGAAGTTACAGGAATAACTCTAGATGGTTTTATGTATCCGCTAGATCAAGCCACCATACGCATGGGACAATCCTTGGGAGTTAGCAACCAACTCTTAGGCTCCTCCGGTACAGTCACTATCGATAGCGGCTTATTACTGATTATTCAGAGCAAAGATTGA
- the pdhA gene encoding pyruvate dehydrogenase (acetyl-transferring) E1 component subunit alpha, protein MSKVPYEVYTEDVEALSVLSPDGEIVNKDMMPTLSDDQLKEIMYRMVFTRTWDDRAVNLGRQGRLGFYAPVSGQEATMVGSEFAIEKEDFVCPGYRDIPQLVWHGLPLYQAFLYSRGHQHGGQIPDGVNVLMPQIIIGAQILHAMGIAMGYKLKKQKQVVITYTGDGGSSEGDFYEGLNYAGVYKLPVIFFVQNNGYAITTPFAKQTAALSIAHKAVAAGIKGVKVDGMDIFAVIKAVQEAAERGRNGEGATLIEAVTYRFRPHSLSDDASKYRTKEEEAEWSAKDPIARFAKYLEKKGLWTEEDTARVKEEAKAKVNEEIKKAEKTEKMTISGLIDSMFEQTPKHLEEQKADFQ, encoded by the coding sequence ATGAGCAAGGTTCCTTATGAAGTGTATACAGAGGATGTAGAAGCTCTGTCCGTGCTGTCTCCTGACGGCGAAATTGTTAACAAAGACATGATGCCTACACTTTCCGATGATCAATTAAAAGAAATTATGTACCGCATGGTATTTACCCGTACTTGGGATGACCGTGCAGTAAACCTGGGCCGTCAAGGTCGTCTTGGTTTCTATGCTCCAGTATCTGGTCAAGAAGCGACAATGGTTGGTAGTGAATTTGCAATTGAAAAAGAAGACTTTGTATGTCCTGGCTATCGTGACATTCCGCAACTCGTATGGCATGGACTTCCTCTTTATCAAGCATTCTTGTACTCCCGTGGACACCAACATGGTGGACAAATTCCAGATGGCGTTAATGTCTTGATGCCACAAATCATCATTGGTGCACAAATTCTGCATGCAATGGGTATCGCTATGGGTTACAAATTGAAGAAACAAAAACAAGTTGTCATCACGTACACAGGTGATGGCGGTTCTTCTGAAGGTGACTTCTATGAAGGTCTGAACTACGCTGGTGTATACAAACTGCCTGTTATCTTCTTTGTACAAAACAATGGTTATGCCATCACTACTCCTTTTGCTAAACAAACTGCAGCTCTTTCCATCGCTCACAAAGCGGTAGCAGCAGGTATCAAAGGTGTTAAAGTTGACGGTATGGACATCTTCGCTGTTATCAAAGCTGTTCAGGAAGCTGCTGAGCGTGGACGTAACGGAGAAGGCGCAACATTGATCGAAGCAGTAACTTACCGTTTCCGTCCTCACTCCCTTTCGGATGATGCTTCCAAGTATCGTACAAAAGAAGAAGAGGCAGAATGGTCTGCTAAAGATCCTATCGCACGTTTCGCTAAATATCTGGAGAAAAAAGGTCTTTGGACTGAAGAAGATACAGCACGTGTGAAAGAAGAAGCAAAAGCTAAAGTAAATGAAGAGATCAAAAAAGCGGAAAAAACCGAGAAAATGACGATTTCAGGCTTGATCGACAGCATGTTCGAACAAACGCCTAAGCACTTGGAAGAGCAAAAAGCTGATTTCCAATAA
- a CDS encoding thiazole synthase, which translates to MLNIGKYTFESRLLLGTGKFSDLEVQTQAVEASETEVLTFAVRRLNLEERNQKHFLDTLDLDKYTLLPNTAGASTAEEAVRIAELARASGLCDMIKVEVIGDGITLLPDPIETYKACEILLEKGFTVLPYISDDVILAKRLQLLGVHAVMPGASPIGAGRGIINPYNLEIIIEQAVVPVIVDAGLRSPKDAAYAMELGADGVLLNTAVSGSGDPVSMAKAMRLGVEAGRLAYEAGMIPVKRYAAASSPVEGMVHT; encoded by the coding sequence ATGTTGAACATTGGTAAATATACGTTTGAGTCCAGATTGTTGCTCGGAACAGGCAAGTTTTCGGATCTGGAAGTGCAAACTCAGGCTGTGGAAGCATCTGAAACGGAAGTTTTGACCTTTGCTGTTCGTCGTCTGAATTTGGAGGAACGTAATCAGAAGCACTTCCTGGATACGTTGGATCTGGATAAATACACACTTCTTCCGAATACGGCAGGGGCTTCCACTGCGGAAGAGGCGGTGCGGATTGCCGAGCTTGCGCGGGCTTCAGGACTTTGTGATATGATAAAAGTCGAAGTCATCGGAGATGGAATCACGTTACTCCCAGATCCGATTGAAACGTACAAGGCTTGCGAAATTTTGCTTGAAAAGGGCTTCACGGTATTGCCTTATATTTCGGATGATGTCATTCTGGCCAAAAGGCTACAATTGCTTGGTGTACATGCTGTAATGCCTGGCGCTTCTCCCATCGGAGCGGGCAGAGGCATCATCAATCCCTATAACCTTGAGATCATCATTGAGCAGGCCGTTGTACCTGTAATTGTGGATGCAGGATTGCGCTCCCCAAAAGATGCTGCTTATGCGATGGAACTTGGTGCCGATGGCGTATTGTTAAATACAGCCGTATCCGGATCCGGGGATCCAGTGAGCATGGCTAAAGCGATGCGATTGGGGGTAGAAGCGGGTAGATTGGCATATGAGGCAGGCATGATTCCCGTAAAGCGTTATGCAGCAGCCAGTAGTCCGGTGGAAGGAATGGTTCATACATGA